One window of the Paenibacillus beijingensis genome contains the following:
- a CDS encoding 3-oxoacyl-[acyl-carrier-protein] synthase III C-terminal domain-containing protein: MNNVQIKSVAVYHPDNSVGNDYYLERLKAKGADITNLLAVLGRDKRYIIDNEQENSLTMAVNAAQSALNKAGLSGEDIDMIVYSSQTPEYLFPTNAIMVHNQIGGKASAICLDSNASCAGMVVAVEQASVYMSANPAVKRALIIGSDHVSPITDESEAVYFSAFGDAAAAVILERVEGAANAGLIDSAYYTCSEPINASLYPPKGLSNIYKQSIEKLKIVTNPFDTDMASKVAAEMIPDLLERNNVPLERVSAFCFSQFAVMYVNVLQEKLGLEKEKCIYIGDEFGYTGTSSPFIALHKAVESGQVKRGDDVIFWTVGTGWQNIVMLYRY, encoded by the coding sequence TTGAACAATGTTCAGATCAAAAGCGTAGCCGTTTACCATCCGGACAATAGCGTCGGCAATGATTATTACTTGGAACGACTGAAAGCAAAAGGCGCTGATATTACGAATCTCTTGGCCGTTCTCGGCCGTGACAAACGGTATATCATCGATAACGAGCAGGAAAATTCGCTGACGATGGCCGTTAACGCCGCTCAATCGGCACTGAACAAAGCCGGGCTCTCCGGAGAAGATATCGATATGATCGTTTATTCGAGCCAAACCCCGGAATACCTGTTCCCGACCAATGCGATTATGGTCCACAATCAAATTGGCGGAAAGGCTTCGGCCATTTGTCTGGATTCCAATGCAAGCTGCGCCGGGATGGTTGTCGCGGTGGAGCAGGCGAGCGTCTATATGTCCGCCAATCCGGCCGTGAAGCGGGCGTTAATTATCGGCTCGGATCATGTCTCTCCGATTACGGACGAATCGGAAGCGGTCTATTTTTCCGCATTCGGAGACGCTGCTGCCGCCGTTATCCTGGAACGGGTGGAAGGCGCTGCAAACGCAGGGCTGATAGACTCCGCTTATTACACCTGCTCCGAACCGATCAACGCTTCGTTATACCCTCCGAAAGGCCTTTCCAATATTTATAAACAATCGATCGAAAAATTGAAAATCGTAACGAATCCTTTCGATACCGATATGGCCAGCAAGGTTGCAGCCGAAATGATTCCCGATCTGCTGGAGCGAAACAACGTGCCGCTGGAGCGGGTCAGCGCGTTCTGTTTCTCCCAGTTCGCAGTGATGTATGTCAATGTGCTTCAAGAGAAACTAGGCTTGGAGAAGGAGAAATGCATCTACATCGGCGATGAATTCGGCTACACCGGAACAAGCAGCCCGTTCATCGCATTACATAAGGCGGTCGAGTCCGGACAGGTGAAGAGAGGCGATGACGTTATCTTTTGGACCGTCGGAACCGGTTGGCAAAATATTGTTATGCTCTATCGGTATTGA
- the fba gene encoding class II fructose-1,6-bisphosphate aldolase, translating to MSLVSSTPLLQHARENGYCVGAFNVHTLEMLQAVVEAAAETESPLILQSTVGTVKHLGPDYIAAAAQTAAKLHRIPIALHLDHCTDFDLIVKCIRAGYTSVMIDASHSPFDENVAQTRKVVEVAKAAGVNVEAELGKVGGVEDEIVVGEEDATLADPLECRRFVELTGVATLAPAIGTAHGIYKGEPKIDFDRIQAIAEVVSVPLVLHGGSGIPVEQVRRAVSLGMSKMNIATELRIAFSNAIKSVFDQNPEENDPRKYMVPAKQALKEMAIEKMRMCGCIGKAGQLI from the coding sequence ATGTCTCTTGTATCATCTACACCTTTGCTCCAGCACGCCCGCGAGAACGGATATTGCGTCGGCGCTTTTAACGTTCACACCTTGGAAATGCTGCAGGCGGTCGTTGAAGCGGCGGCCGAAACGGAATCGCCCCTCATTCTGCAATCGACCGTCGGCACCGTCAAGCACCTTGGACCCGACTATATCGCGGCCGCAGCCCAAACCGCAGCGAAGCTGCACCGGATTCCGATCGCGCTTCACCTGGACCACTGCACCGATTTCGACCTGATCGTCAAATGTATCCGCGCCGGCTACACGTCGGTCATGATCGACGCCTCCCACTCCCCGTTCGATGAGAACGTCGCCCAAACGCGCAAAGTCGTCGAAGTGGCAAAAGCGGCAGGTGTCAATGTGGAAGCCGAGCTCGGCAAAGTCGGCGGCGTTGAAGATGAGATCGTTGTCGGCGAAGAAGACGCTACGCTCGCCGATCCGCTGGAATGCAGACGGTTCGTCGAGCTGACGGGCGTCGCGACGCTCGCTCCGGCCATCGGCACGGCGCACGGCATTTACAAAGGCGAGCCGAAAATCGATTTTGACCGCATTCAAGCCATCGCCGAAGTCGTCTCCGTTCCGCTTGTACTTCACGGCGGCTCCGGAATTCCGGTTGAGCAGGTACGCCGTGCCGTATCGCTCGGCATGAGCAAAATGAACATCGCCACCGAGCTGCGCATCGCGTTCTCGAACGCCATCAAATCCGTATTCGATCAAAATCCGGAGGAAAACGATCCGCGCAAATATATGGTGCCGGCCAAGCAGGCGCTCAAGGAAATGGCGATCGAAAAAATGCGCATGTGCGGCTGCATCGGCAAAGCCGGACAGCTTATATAA
- a CDS encoding ROK family protein — protein MKVRIGVDVGGTNIVCGVVSPGGLLIQKIKQPTETARGSEYVLGKIAGIIRQAVELAGLTMEDVECVGVGTPGLVDPSSGVTVFAGNLGWHNVPVADILSRHLNLPVKVDNDVRMYVLGEAVRGAGRGYKHVLGITVGTGLAAAFVEDGRLFYGSRSMAGELGHICFNEIPYVCSCGLTGCLETVASATGLVRQALTRLQDGADSSLRGLLRADGSPSEGLTAAAIAEAYDAGDSLAIEIMNNTGVLLGKGLAYAITLFSPDCVVIGGGVAAAGERLLQPMKEQIRRSVLPQYDINTAIVTAELPDDAGVIGSSIYASSRLN, from the coding sequence ATGAAAGTACGGATCGGCGTGGACGTCGGCGGCACAAACATCGTCTGCGGAGTCGTTTCGCCCGGGGGCTTGCTGATCCAAAAGATCAAGCAGCCGACGGAAACGGCGCGCGGCAGCGAATATGTGCTCGGCAAAATTGCCGGGATCATTCGCCAGGCCGTAGAACTCGCAGGACTTACGATGGAGGATGTGGAATGCGTCGGCGTCGGCACACCGGGGCTCGTCGATCCTTCCAGCGGCGTAACGGTATTTGCCGGCAATCTGGGGTGGCATAACGTGCCGGTGGCCGATATTTTGTCCCGGCATCTAAACCTTCCCGTTAAAGTGGATAACGATGTCCGCATGTATGTGCTGGGCGAAGCGGTGCGCGGCGCCGGGCGCGGTTACAAGCACGTGCTCGGCATAACCGTCGGCACCGGCCTCGCCGCCGCTTTCGTGGAGGATGGGCGCCTGTTCTACGGCAGCCGCAGCATGGCCGGCGAGCTGGGCCATATTTGCTTCAACGAAATTCCTTACGTCTGCAGCTGCGGTCTGACGGGCTGTCTGGAAACGGTCGCGTCGGCAACAGGCTTAGTGCGGCAAGCGCTCACCCGTCTGCAGGACGGAGCGGACAGCTCGCTGCGCGGATTGCTCCGCGCGGACGGGTCGCCGTCGGAAGGATTGACGGCGGCAGCCATCGCCGAAGCTTACGATGCCGGCGACTCGTTAGCCATCGAGATCATGAACAATACCGGCGTGCTGCTCGGCAAAGGGCTCGCTTACGCCATTACGCTGTTCTCTCCCGACTGCGTCGTCATCGGAGGCGGCGTGGCGGCTGCGGGCGAGCGGCTGCTCCAGCCGATGAAGGAGCAAATCCGCCGGTCTGTCCTGCCTCAATACGATATAAATACCGCAATCGTGACCGCAGAGCTGCCGGACGACGCAGGCGTAATCGGCAGCTCCATTTATGCAAGCTCACGGCTAAACTAG
- a CDS encoding 1-phosphofructokinase family hexose kinase yields the protein MIKTVTLNAAVDKTYYLDAFLPESVNRAAEVYAVPGGKGLNAARVVHALGGRTQATGIVGGSNGQFIRTGLDAAGIAHDFAETEGESRLCLNFISRETNASTEVLEPGPTIGEAELAQVALKVTDGLTDSDIVILSGSLPKGAPAETYGKLIALIRQSGARAFLDTSGAALVHGLEATPFFIKPNKDEAEALLGISVRDEHEVAATVRHWMAAGIACPIVTLGASGSIAGFGGTCYRVHAPRIEAVNTVGCGDSFVAGMAVAMRGGMPIREALRFATAVGAANALTRHAGEVYESDVLRLTEQVEVTELS from the coding sequence ATGATCAAGACGGTAACGCTTAACGCGGCAGTTGACAAAACCTACTATTTGGACGCGTTCCTTCCCGAGTCCGTGAACCGGGCGGCGGAAGTTTACGCCGTTCCCGGCGGCAAAGGCTTGAACGCGGCCCGCGTCGTCCATGCGCTTGGCGGACGGACGCAGGCGACGGGCATTGTCGGCGGAAGCAACGGGCAATTTATCCGCACCGGCCTGGACGCGGCCGGCATTGCGCACGACTTTGCCGAGACGGAAGGCGAATCGAGACTGTGCCTGAACTTTATTTCCCGGGAAACAAACGCCTCCACGGAAGTGCTTGAGCCCGGCCCGACGATCGGTGAAGCCGAGCTCGCGCAGGTCGCGCTCAAAGTGACGGACGGGTTGACCGATTCGGACATCGTCATCCTGTCCGGAAGCCTGCCTAAGGGCGCCCCGGCCGAGACGTACGGGAAGCTTATCGCCCTCATTCGTCAAAGCGGAGCCCGCGCTTTCCTCGATACGAGCGGTGCGGCGCTGGTCCACGGGCTGGAAGCGACACCTTTTTTCATCAAGCCGAACAAAGATGAAGCGGAAGCGCTGCTAGGCATCAGCGTCCGCGACGAGCATGAAGTCGCCGCAACCGTTCGCCACTGGATGGCTGCCGGCATCGCCTGCCCCATCGTTACGCTCGGAGCGTCAGGGTCCATCGCCGGATTCGGCGGAACGTGTTACCGGGTTCATGCGCCGCGCATTGAGGCGGTAAACACTGTCGGCTGCGGCGATTCGTTCGTTGCGGGCATGGCGGTCGCAATGCGCGGCGGAATGCCGATCCGCGAAGCGCTGCGCTTCGCGACGGCGGTCGGAGCCGCCAACGCCCTTACCCGGCATGCCGGAGAGGTGTACGAAAGCGACGTGCTGCGATTGACCGAACAGGTCGAAGTGACCGAGCTTTCATAA
- a CDS encoding AraC family transcriptional regulator has protein sequence MPSNATYRVSINAHPGSGELVPMFSGQERTDPNHRVGPKILDYYLVHYVVSGQGVFHCRGTDYPVSAGDFFFIFPDELIAYQSDELSPMFYRWIGFKGMEAAGLLHRLGISAAAPVVSHPRQRRMSALFYQMEKTLYGGTVADDMRAGGLLRTIFAQWMDQAHAEGQSSTAAESQMERQIGQAIRLFTLQYEQKISIDSLAHTLGYDRTHFSKMFKHYTGLSPQNYLLNVRMEAAKQLLQKPIAIEQVAAAVGFADPLYFSKQFKKWSGQTPSGYRREKRPTL, from the coding sequence TTGCCCAGCAATGCAACATATCGGGTATCCATCAATGCACATCCCGGAAGCGGCGAGCTTGTTCCGATGTTCAGCGGTCAGGAACGAACCGATCCGAACCATCGGGTGGGGCCCAAAATTCTCGATTATTACCTTGTTCATTACGTCGTGTCCGGACAGGGCGTTTTCCATTGCAGAGGAACGGATTATCCCGTGTCTGCCGGCGATTTCTTTTTTATTTTTCCGGACGAGCTGATCGCTTATCAATCGGATGAGCTAAGTCCGATGTTTTACCGCTGGATCGGATTCAAAGGGATGGAGGCGGCCGGGCTCCTGCACCGGCTGGGGATCTCTGCGGCCGCACCGGTCGTGTCGCATCCCCGGCAGCGGCGTATGTCGGCGTTGTTTTACCAGATGGAGAAGACGTTGTATGGGGGAACCGTCGCTGACGATATGCGCGCGGGAGGACTTCTTCGGACCATTTTTGCTCAGTGGATGGATCAGGCGCATGCAGAAGGACAAAGCAGCACGGCGGCCGAATCGCAGATGGAAAGGCAGATCGGGCAGGCAATACGCTTGTTCACCCTTCAATATGAGCAGAAAATATCGATCGACTCGCTTGCACATACGCTAGGGTATGACCGGACGCATTTTTCTAAAATGTTCAAGCACTATACGGGGTTGTCGCCTCAAAACTACTTGCTTAACGTGCGCATGGAAGCGGCCAAACAGCTTCTGCAAAAGCCGATTGCGATTGAACAGGTCGCTGCTGCTGTCGGATTTGCCGACCCGCTGTATTTTTCCAAGCAGTTCAAGAAGTGGAGCGGGCAAACGCCGAGCGGATACCGCAGAGAGAAACGTCCAACCCTGTGA
- a CDS encoding DeoR/GlpR family DNA-binding transcription regulator has protein sequence MSSDKMSKGDKRRSQILEAVEKTGEITIPQVMERFSCSEATARRDLNLLADANFVIRTIGGASSKRGVLPEMSFREKEDLLPDIKETLAVKAASFIEEGDIIGLTGGTTTFHIARQIKNRSNITVVTNAVNIAMELADSDTVQTVLTGGVLRSKSYEMCGPLAESVLEKLNIGKMFVGLDGISLGEGLTTYSELEAQIGRLMIERSKMTIAVFDNTKVNRTSLFTLAPLSAVHRCITDMEPDEEWKKRLRELGIKW, from the coding sequence ATGTCCAGCGATAAAATGAGCAAAGGCGATAAGCGCCGTTCCCAAATACTCGAGGCTGTGGAGAAGACGGGAGAAATTACGATACCGCAGGTGATGGAGCGCTTCTCCTGTTCGGAAGCGACCGCCCGCAGAGATTTGAATTTGCTTGCGGACGCGAACTTCGTCATCCGTACGATCGGCGGAGCGAGCAGCAAGCGCGGCGTCCTCCCGGAGATGTCCTTCCGCGAGAAGGAGGATCTGCTGCCGGATATTAAAGAAACGCTTGCCGTCAAAGCCGCTTCCTTTATCGAGGAAGGCGATATTATCGGTCTGACGGGAGGCACGACGACGTTCCACATCGCCAGACAGATCAAGAATCGTAGCAACATTACGGTCGTCACGAACGCCGTTAACATCGCGATGGAGCTGGCGGACAGTGACACGGTCCAGACCGTTCTCACCGGAGGCGTGCTGCGCAGCAAAAGCTACGAGATGTGCGGTCCGCTCGCGGAAAGCGTGCTGGAGAAGCTGAACATCGGCAAAATGTTCGTCGGCCTCGACGGCATCAGTCTCGGCGAGGGGCTGACCACTTATTCCGAGCTGGAAGCCCAGATCGGCAGATTGATGATCGAGCGCTCCAAGATGACGATCGCCGTATTCGACAATACGAAAGTGAACCGCACCTCTTTATTCACCCTCGCCCCGTTGTCGGCCGTTCACCGGTGCATTACGGACATGGAACCGGATGAGGAATGGAAAAAGCGGCTGCGGGAGCTTGGGATCAAGTGGTGA